The following are encoded together in the Corynebacterium jeikeium genome:
- a CDS encoding alpha-(1->6)-mannopyranosyltransferase A yields MTAAAERFADKARSWLRSVSYRRAVWLGLIGSIVLTITSHSVGAVRSRGGIMQVIGLSSFTFGHAAGMMTVVMWFALGAMVLSWIIVGRHILVHGKPLHRSAIASWIGPLVLAGPLMSRDIYSYLMQGTLARDGFNAYEVGAAANPGPLLFEVSADWRNTTTPYGPLHMGVGQAITSVTGDNITAGTLAFKLLSIASVLVMAWAVAKLATHLGVRPEVAVWLGVFNPLSVLHLVGGMHTENMMMALVLLGCLCAVKLQPVRGGLAASALIGVATALKATAFIALPFVVWILVARVAGPLPYAAGKSRWLHLADTWRRFGTLVWAGLVSVLACVGVLALVTVLTNQTWGWVTEVTGNSKVINPLALPSFIASSLEPVLSRINDDLTFNVLVDAIRPVSSALMLLGLVATWWLFRHDERTAFTGMAVAYAITCVLNTVTLPWYYTAPLALVVLASQSRMVIYLTSVFCMWVTFMFDGGGNNRLYALWWVLAFAAIFAWLVQACLDFPPRRQQQAQQTQQSSQQSQWTIELPSPARGASLRGQGARAGHQPGAPAESHPR; encoded by the coding sequence GTGACGGCGGCTGCGGAGCGCTTTGCAGACAAGGCTCGTTCCTGGCTGCGATCAGTGAGCTACCGCCGTGCAGTCTGGCTGGGGCTGATCGGCAGCATCGTTTTGACGATCACTTCCCACAGCGTCGGTGCGGTGCGTTCGCGCGGCGGCATCATGCAGGTCATCGGTCTGAGCTCCTTCACCTTCGGCCACGCGGCGGGAATGATGACGGTTGTGATGTGGTTTGCCCTGGGGGCTATGGTGCTCAGCTGGATCATCGTCGGGCGACACATCCTGGTGCACGGTAAGCCGCTGCACCGCTCCGCCATAGCTTCCTGGATCGGCCCATTGGTTTTGGCCGGCCCGCTGATGTCGCGGGACATTTACTCATACCTCATGCAAGGCACCCTGGCCCGAGATGGTTTCAACGCCTATGAGGTAGGCGCGGCGGCCAACCCCGGCCCTTTGCTGTTTGAGGTCAGCGCCGACTGGCGCAATACAACCACGCCCTATGGCCCACTGCACATGGGTGTGGGGCAGGCCATCACCTCCGTCACCGGCGATAACATCACCGCCGGCACCCTCGCTTTTAAGCTGCTCTCCATCGCATCTGTGCTGGTGATGGCCTGGGCGGTGGCAAAACTCGCTACGCATCTGGGTGTCCGCCCTGAAGTGGCCGTGTGGCTGGGCGTGTTCAACCCGCTGAGCGTGCTGCACCTGGTGGGCGGCATGCACACCGAGAACATGATGATGGCGCTGGTGCTTCTCGGCTGCCTGTGCGCGGTGAAACTGCAGCCGGTCCGTGGCGGTCTGGCCGCATCGGCGCTGATTGGGGTCGCAACTGCACTAAAGGCGACAGCGTTTATCGCCTTGCCCTTCGTTGTGTGGATTCTGGTTGCCCGTGTGGCCGGCCCGCTCCCCTACGCCGCGGGCAAGTCTCGGTGGCTCCATCTTGCCGATACGTGGCGCCGCTTCGGCACGCTGGTGTGGGCGGGGCTAGTCAGCGTGCTCGCATGTGTCGGAGTGCTGGCGCTAGTGACCGTCCTGACAAACCAGACTTGGGGCTGGGTCACAGAGGTCACCGGAAACTCCAAGGTCATCAACCCCCTGGCTCTGCCGTCCTTTATCGCCTCCTCATTGGAACCAGTGCTGTCGCGCATCAACGACGACCTGACTTTCAACGTGCTGGTGGATGCGATCCGCCCTGTCAGTAGCGCCCTGATGCTCCTCGGCCTGGTTGCCACCTGGTGGCTGTTCCGCCACGACGAGCGCACGGCGTTTACCGGCATGGCCGTCGCTTACGCAATCACCTGTGTTCTCAACACGGTGACGCTGCCGTGGTACTACACCGCGCCCCTGGCGCTGGTGGTGCTGGCCAGCCAATCACGCATGGTTATCTACCTCACCAGCGTGTTCTGCATGTGGGTCACCTTCATGTTCGACGGCGGTGGCAACAACCGTCTTTACGCCCTGTGGTGGGTGCTCGCCTTCGCAGCGATCTTCGCCTGGCTGGTCCAGGCCTGCCTAGACTTCCCGCCCCGCCGACAGCAGCAGGCCCAACAGACTCAGCAGAGCTCGCAGCAGTCTCAGTGGACTATAGAATTGCCATCGCCTGCGCGCGGCGCATCACTTCGCGGGCAAGGTGCCCGTGCAGGGCATCAACCGGGCGCCCCGGCAGAGAGTCATCCTCGGTAA
- the crtI gene encoding phytoene desaturase family protein yields MKLSTRSADGRRHLSLPSPLVPMTRPTLRKRLPGNGERVVVIGAGLAGLSAALRLRSAGREVTVIEADNAVGGRCRSEHLTSAHGDFVADTGATVLTMPGLVESAVASVGIDLRSEAATKQLGLERPWAPRRLSPAYHAQFASGRHAEVFADRDAMVAEIRRFADSKDLDRAATDELAAGYLTHREWSQRVFSASFENFLAADFDGALDLLSTPAAASDLGHLGSLGAFGSLGKTTARHIPDAELQRLFTFQALYAGVAPKNARAVYTVISHMDTSMGVFYPGFSMSEVPEVMAAALRAAGGRIITSDAVEHVDFSEDLITGVRTRSGEYIECDAVVATPDLPVVGELLTRSGRESGLVSRSFARRVWRKVAPLRWSPSAVVIHGSIPTDVSRRWESQRHHTISFGEAWDETFREITAPHGRGRLMSDPSLLLTRPARTVADRTFGGVLEGDAVSPPASAFEPLSILAPAPNLRSADIDWENVTDPYVQELVEVLEARGYTGIAEHFRTARVDTPASWQADHGFGAGTPFALAHSFTQTGPFRPRNARAFGVDNLVLAGSSTTPGVGVPTVILSGALAARRITGGGVL; encoded by the coding sequence ATGAAGCTATCCACCCGCTCTGCCGACGGTCGCCGTCACCTGAGCCTGCCTAGCCCCTTGGTGCCTATGACGCGTCCCACGTTGCGTAAGCGCCTGCCCGGCAACGGCGAACGCGTTGTCGTGATCGGCGCCGGGCTCGCCGGGCTCTCCGCTGCCCTGCGGCTGCGTTCCGCAGGGCGCGAGGTCACCGTCATTGAAGCAGACAACGCCGTGGGCGGTCGCTGCCGAAGCGAGCACCTGACCAGCGCACACGGAGACTTTGTAGCCGATACCGGCGCCACTGTACTGACGATGCCTGGCCTCGTCGAATCAGCCGTGGCTTCCGTGGGCATCGACCTACGATCCGAGGCCGCCACCAAACAGCTGGGGCTAGAACGCCCCTGGGCTCCCCGGCGCTTAAGCCCGGCTTATCACGCGCAATTCGCCAGCGGCCGCCATGCAGAGGTTTTCGCCGACCGCGATGCAATGGTGGCGGAGATCCGCCGCTTCGCAGATTCCAAGGACTTGGATCGCGCAGCCACGGACGAGCTGGCCGCCGGCTATCTGACCCATCGCGAGTGGTCGCAAAGGGTTTTCAGCGCCAGCTTCGAAAACTTCCTGGCGGCCGACTTTGACGGTGCGCTGGATCTACTGTCTACTCCCGCTGCGGCGTCCGACCTTGGCCACCTCGGCTCCCTCGGTGCGTTCGGCAGCCTCGGCAAGACCACAGCACGGCACATCCCCGACGCAGAACTCCAGCGGTTGTTTACCTTCCAGGCGCTCTACGCAGGTGTAGCACCAAAGAACGCGCGCGCAGTCTACACCGTTATTTCACACATGGATACCTCTATGGGAGTGTTCTACCCGGGCTTTTCCATGAGCGAGGTGCCGGAGGTCATGGCCGCAGCACTACGGGCCGCCGGCGGGCGCATCATCACTTCGGATGCGGTCGAGCACGTGGACTTCTCGGAGGACCTCATCACGGGCGTGCGCACCCGTTCCGGCGAGTACATTGAGTGCGATGCGGTCGTGGCCACCCCGGATCTGCCGGTGGTAGGCGAGCTGCTCACCCGTTCCGGCCGGGAAAGCGGGCTGGTTTCCCGCTCCTTCGCCCGCCGCGTGTGGCGCAAGGTCGCTCCACTGCGTTGGTCCCCCTCGGCGGTGGTGATCCACGGCAGCATTCCGACGGACGTTTCCCGCCGCTGGGAGTCGCAGCGCCACCACACCATCAGCTTCGGGGAGGCATGGGACGAAACCTTCCGCGAGATCACCGCCCCGCACGGTCGCGGCAGGCTGATGAGTGACCCATCGTTGCTGCTTACTCGCCCGGCGCGCACTGTTGCTGACCGCACCTTCGGCGGTGTACTTGAGGGTGACGCTGTGTCTCCTCCGGCCAGCGCCTTTGAACCGTTGAGCATCCTCGCCCCTGCCCCGAACCTCCGTTCGGCAGATATCGACTGGGAGAACGTCACGGACCCGTACGTCCAGGAACTTGTGGAGGTGCTGGAGGCCCGCGGCTACACAGGTATTGCTGAGCACTTCCGCACCGCCCGGGTGGATACCCCTGCTTCTTGGCAGGCCGACCACGGTTTCGGCGCGGGCACCCCGTTCGCGTTGGCACACTCTTTCACCCAGACTGGCCCGTTCCGGCCTCGAAATGCCCGCGCGTTCGGTGTGGACAACCTGGTGCTCGCCGGTTCCTCGACCACGCCAGGCGTGGGTGTCCCTACCGTCATCCTCTCCGGAGCGTTGGCTGCCCGCCGCATCACCGGCGGTGGTGTGTTGTGA
- a CDS encoding polyprenyl synthetase family protein, translating to MSTDELAALPWRLDSPLSAVPSAVDAQLKEYLSRSQEEFSPIGSLVGGAITVLSDFIVNGGKRVRPTFAWAGIRAAIEGGGGSPDALCGKGGDATSSSSADFNQGAILNALSAFEFIQACALIHDDIIDRSDTRRGFSTAHRTFESKHRERGWLGSSEHYGVSQAILIGDLAFAWADDLYNGSGLSATALQRARPAWRAMRTEVIAGQILDIALEANGSEDVADSFAVIKYKTASYTVARPLHIGAALAGANEQTQSMLRNVGQDIGEAFQLRDDQLGVFGDPEVTGKPSGDDLRTGKRTTLINEALRSGGEPQVAALRAGLGKGEDSTEADIERLRDIIYDTGAQAKVEKLIEARTQRAIESLQAGGLGADITAELTQLAEKLTHRRF from the coding sequence ATGAGTACCGATGAGCTGGCCGCGCTCCCCTGGCGCCTCGATTCCCCGCTGTCCGCCGTTCCGTCCGCCGTCGATGCCCAACTAAAGGAATACCTGAGCCGTTCCCAGGAGGAGTTCTCCCCCATCGGTTCCCTCGTCGGCGGCGCCATCACGGTGCTGAGTGACTTCATAGTCAACGGCGGCAAGCGTGTGCGCCCTACCTTCGCCTGGGCCGGCATCCGCGCAGCGATCGAGGGCGGCGGCGGGTCGCCGGATGCTCTTTGTGGAAAGGGAGGTGACGCCACGTCGTCCTCCTCCGCAGATTTCAATCAAGGCGCCATACTGAATGCGCTGAGCGCCTTCGAGTTTATTCAGGCATGTGCCCTCATCCACGACGACATCATCGACCGTTCCGATACCCGGCGCGGATTCTCCACCGCTCACCGAACTTTCGAATCTAAGCACCGCGAACGCGGCTGGCTGGGCTCCTCCGAGCACTACGGGGTCAGCCAGGCCATCCTCATCGGCGACCTCGCGTTTGCCTGGGCAGATGACCTATACAACGGCTCCGGCCTCAGCGCCACCGCGCTGCAGCGTGCACGTCCGGCATGGCGGGCAATGCGTACCGAGGTCATCGCGGGCCAGATTCTGGATATTGCCCTGGAGGCCAACGGTAGCGAGGACGTCGCTGACTCCTTCGCCGTAATCAAGTACAAGACCGCCTCCTACACAGTCGCCCGCCCGCTGCACATAGGCGCCGCACTGGCTGGCGCAAACGAGCAAACCCAAAGCATGCTCCGTAATGTGGGTCAGGACATCGGCGAGGCCTTCCAACTGCGCGACGATCAATTGGGGGTTTTCGGCGATCCGGAAGTTACCGGCAAGCCCTCCGGCGATGATCTGCGCACCGGCAAACGCACCACGCTGATCAACGAAGCTCTGCGAAGCGGCGGCGAGCCCCAAGTCGCCGCTCTACGCGCAGGCCTGGGCAAGGGCGAAGATTCTACGGAGGCGGATATCGAGCGCCTCCGCGACATCATCTACGACACGGGAGCGCAAGCCAAAGTGGAGAAGCTGATCGAGGCGCGCACGCAGCGGGCTATCGAGTCCCTACAAGCGGGTGGCCTGGGCGCCGACATCACTGCGGAGCTCACCCAGCTGGCGGAAAAACTAACGCACCGGAGGTTTTAA
- the metF gene encoding methylenetetrahydrofolate reductase [NAD(P)H], producing the protein MASIRRQVAVSQSLSLNTPGRVPFSVEFMPPRDDAAEERLWNAAEAFHDLGVSFASVTYGAGGSTRERTLRVAERLGTKPLTTLVHMTLVQHTQEELQDMLRTYASLGLTNLLALRGDPPGDPNAEWVPTPGGLSYASELIELIREMPECADFDIGIASFPEGHYRTGSLEQDTEYTLAKLRAGAQYSITQMFFDVDHYLRLRDRLAKADPEHGQKPIIPGLMPITSLRSVRRQMELAGAALPPKLEKRLLDAAAGDEVANRDAIREVGIEVTTEMAERLIAEGVPDLHFMTMNNVRATQEVLHNLGMAPAWGPGLGHDMVR; encoded by the coding sequence ATGGCTAGTATCCGCAGGCAGGTTGCCGTATCCCAGTCCCTTTCGCTCAACACTCCGGGGCGCGTTCCGTTCTCTGTAGAGTTCATGCCGCCGCGCGACGACGCGGCCGAAGAGCGCCTGTGGAACGCTGCCGAGGCTTTCCACGACCTCGGCGTAAGCTTCGCCTCCGTGACCTATGGTGCCGGCGGTAGCACCCGCGAACGTACCCTGCGCGTTGCAGAGCGCCTGGGCACCAAGCCGCTAACAACCCTGGTGCACATGACGTTGGTGCAGCACACCCAGGAAGAGCTGCAGGATATGCTGCGCACCTATGCCTCGCTGGGGCTCACCAACCTACTGGCACTACGCGGCGACCCGCCGGGGGATCCGAACGCCGAATGGGTACCCACCCCGGGTGGTTTGAGCTACGCCAGCGAGCTGATCGAATTGATCCGCGAAATGCCCGAGTGTGCCGACTTTGATATCGGCATCGCCAGCTTCCCCGAAGGCCACTACCGCACGGGTTCTTTGGAGCAAGACACGGAATACACCCTGGCCAAGCTCCGCGCCGGGGCGCAGTACTCGATCACGCAAATGTTCTTTGACGTGGACCACTACCTGCGGCTGCGCGATCGCCTGGCGAAGGCGGATCCGGAGCATGGCCAGAAGCCGATCATCCCGGGGCTGATGCCGATTACCTCGCTGCGGAGCGTGCGCCGCCAGATGGAGCTGGCGGGCGCCGCGCTGCCCCCGAAGTTGGAAAAACGTCTGCTGGATGCCGCAGCTGGAGACGAGGTAGCCAACCGCGATGCAATCCGCGAGGTTGGCATTGAGGTGACGACCGAGATGGCCGAGCGTCTCATCGCTGAAGGTGTTCCGGACCTGCACTTTATGACTATGAACAATGTGCGCGCCACCCAGGAGGTCCTGCATAACCTGGGCATGGCTCCGGCCTGGGGGCCGGGGCTGGGCCACGACATGGTGCGCTAG
- a CDS encoding GNAT family N-acetyltransferase, translated as MPQDMPQDAPHTIPATGSPLRVSVVSATNRHFISRLDELIDIHLAAMDYPKETHAQRKSLWIYNGSQPDFTCSMALLHRAEEQPDPSSPRQRCVGIGFTFRGSPNTWWYRQVARGLVLNGNSRTEATRILHAYAELSEIHVLPAAQGEGVGTSILNDLLERTPQNTVMLSTPEVEGEANAAWQLYRKAGFTDVLRNFKFPADPRPFGILQRTRS; from the coding sequence ATGCCTCAGGACATGCCTCAAGACGCCCCCCACACAATTCCCGCCACAGGTTCCCCCTTACGCGTGTCCGTGGTCTCCGCCACCAACCGCCACTTCATATCCCGACTCGACGAGCTCATCGATATTCACCTGGCAGCCATGGACTACCCAAAGGAGACGCACGCCCAGCGCAAGTCGCTGTGGATCTACAACGGGTCCCAGCCGGACTTCACCTGCAGCATGGCACTTCTCCATCGCGCGGAGGAACAACCGGACCCAAGTAGCCCTCGGCAGCGTTGCGTAGGCATCGGCTTTACTTTCCGCGGCTCCCCCAACACCTGGTGGTATCGCCAAGTCGCCCGTGGCCTAGTACTCAACGGAAACTCCCGGACGGAAGCCACTCGGATTTTGCATGCCTACGCCGAATTATCCGAAATACATGTACTCCCAGCGGCGCAGGGTGAGGGCGTCGGCACCTCCATCCTCAACGACCTGCTAGAGCGCACCCCACAGAACACAGTGATGCTTTCAACACCCGAGGTGGAAGGCGAAGCCAACGCTGCCTGGCAGCTTTATCGCAAGGCTGGGTTCACCGATGTTCTGCGGAATTTTAAGTTCCCGGCAGATCCCAGGCCTTTCGGAATCCTCCAGCGCACGCGCTCCTAA
- a CDS encoding SAV_6107 family HEPN domain-containing protein: MMSAQPKQLGPRARYSRSRGARGFLDEAERQLELSRAELREPEAIVYAYRAALRAAGALIEWEMATRKRRPSGSAWAKLRVLRPDLENWVETFEVHARVASRAGLGLNRGLPENARGAVYRDACDLVDLARDVVEYLPEVA, from the coding sequence ATGATGTCGGCGCAACCGAAGCAGCTGGGGCCACGAGCTCGCTACAGTCGCAGCCGCGGGGCGAGGGGTTTTCTGGATGAGGCAGAGCGCCAGCTGGAACTGTCACGCGCGGAATTGCGCGAGCCGGAAGCGATCGTCTACGCCTACCGGGCCGCCCTAAGGGCAGCGGGTGCGTTGATCGAATGGGAAATGGCTACGCGTAAACGTCGACCTTCCGGCAGTGCGTGGGCGAAGCTACGGGTATTACGACCGGACTTGGAAAACTGGGTAGAAACCTTTGAGGTTCACGCGCGAGTTGCCAGTCGGGCGGGGTTGGGGCTCAACCGGGGTCTGCCTGAAAATGCGCGGGGCGCGGTCTACCGTGATGCTTGCGACTTGGTGGACCTGGCCCGTGACGTGGTGGAGTACCTGCCGGAGGTGGCGTAG
- a CDS encoding DUF3040 domain-containing protein has translation MALSEQEQRMLAEIERALIAEDPRLAKQASNNGAQTISFNIRSIALIVLGLTVMVGGIAAAQLSLWFVGLSVLGFLIMFGGGLLAFRSNDDPETAAIKRSKSPKRSKASATKGANSGRSGGIGDKMEDNFRRRFER, from the coding sequence ATGGCTCTATCGGAGCAAGAGCAGAGGATGCTCGCGGAGATCGAACGGGCGTTAATCGCCGAGGATCCGCGCTTGGCAAAGCAGGCTTCCAACAATGGTGCGCAGACGATCAGCTTCAATATTCGATCGATTGCGCTCATCGTCCTTGGTTTGACCGTGATGGTTGGTGGTATTGCTGCCGCGCAGCTGTCGCTATGGTTTGTGGGGCTGAGCGTACTCGGATTCCTAATTATGTTTGGCGGAGGTCTATTGGCATTCAGGTCCAACGATGACCCGGAGACAGCAGCCATTAAGCGCTCCAAGTCCCCCAAGCGCAGCAAGGCGAGTGCGACAAAAGGGGCAAATTCCGGCCGCTCGGGTGGAATCGGCGACAAGATGGAAGATAACTTCCGCCGCCGCTTCGAGCGTTAG
- the mraZ gene encoding division/cell wall cluster transcriptional repressor MraZ: protein MFFGTFTPKLDDKGRLTLPAKFREELGEGLMVVKGQDRSLAVYPKAEFLVRAKKAAEASRTNPKARAFVRNLAASADEQNLDSQGRISVSAMHRDYAGLTKECVVIGNVDFIEIWDAESWADYSAEHEEDFSDGDDEVLATFL, encoded by the coding sequence ATGTTTTTCGGCACCTTCACGCCGAAGCTTGACGACAAGGGTCGGTTGACCCTGCCTGCAAAGTTTCGGGAAGAGCTCGGTGAAGGCCTGATGGTCGTGAAGGGGCAGGACCGCAGCCTGGCTGTGTATCCCAAGGCAGAGTTTCTGGTGCGGGCGAAGAAGGCGGCTGAAGCCTCGCGCACAAACCCGAAAGCTCGCGCCTTTGTGCGCAACCTGGCGGCTAGTGCCGACGAGCAGAATCTCGATTCGCAGGGGCGTATCTCCGTCTCGGCGATGCACCGGGATTACGCAGGGCTGACGAAGGAGTGCGTGGTTATCGGCAACGTCGATTTCATCGAAATCTGGGATGCCGAGAGCTGGGCTGACTACAGCGCTGAGCATGAAGAGGATTTCTCGGACGGCGACGATGAAGTGCTGGCGACATTCCTGTAG
- the rsmH gene encoding 16S rRNA (cytosine(1402)-N(4))-methyltransferase RsmH, protein MSEEHGHIPVMRDRMVELVGLGVNSENAPARPVIVDGTLGAGGHSEAFLDAFPHAIVVGLDRDPNALAEANARLARFGDRFVSYQTRFDGVTEALEDLMEQGKLPASVREHGISGFLFDLGVSSMQLDQPERGFAYAVDAPLDMRMDPSSPLTAAEILNTYSHGEIARILKTYGDERFAGKIASAVVREREKQPFENSARLVELLYATIPAASRRTGGHPAKRTFQALRVEVNAELESLENLIPEISRWLHVGAVGVFMSYQSLEDKIVKKALVQLSTSKTPPGLPMELPGMEAEFELRTSGAEKASEAEIEQNSRAAPVRVRAYSRVSDRGKTIFPLDTPS, encoded by the coding sequence ATGAGCGAAGAACACGGCCACATCCCAGTCATGCGCGACCGCATGGTCGAACTCGTAGGTCTGGGTGTGAACAGCGAGAACGCGCCCGCCCGCCCTGTCATCGTCGACGGCACCCTCGGCGCCGGCGGACACAGCGAGGCTTTTCTTGACGCCTTTCCTCACGCAATTGTCGTCGGCCTGGACCGCGACCCCAATGCGCTGGCAGAAGCTAATGCGCGTCTGGCACGCTTCGGGGACCGCTTTGTGTCTTATCAAACCCGTTTCGACGGAGTAACCGAGGCGCTGGAGGACCTGATGGAACAGGGCAAGCTTCCAGCCAGCGTGCGGGAACACGGTATCTCCGGGTTCCTGTTCGACCTCGGCGTGTCCTCCATGCAGCTGGATCAGCCGGAACGTGGCTTCGCCTATGCGGTAGACGCTCCGTTGGACATGCGCATGGATCCCAGCAGTCCGCTGACCGCCGCCGAGATCCTGAACACCTACAGTCACGGCGAGATCGCGCGCATTTTGAAGACCTACGGCGATGAACGCTTCGCCGGAAAGATTGCCTCCGCAGTTGTCCGCGAGCGTGAAAAGCAGCCCTTCGAGAACTCAGCGCGTTTGGTGGAGCTGTTGTACGCAACCATTCCGGCGGCATCGCGCCGCACCGGCGGACACCCAGCGAAGCGAACCTTTCAGGCGCTGCGCGTCGAGGTGAACGCTGAACTCGAATCGCTGGAGAACCTCATTCCGGAGATTTCCCGCTGGCTACATGTTGGTGCCGTGGGAGTGTTTATGAGCTACCAGTCGCTGGAAGACAAGATCGTCAAGAAGGCGTTGGTGCAGCTCAGTACCTCGAAAACTCCGCCGGGGCTACCGATGGAGCTGCCCGGAATGGAGGCCGAGTTCGAGCTCAGAACCAGTGGGGCAGAAAAGGCCAGCGAGGCGGAGATTGAACAAAACTCCCGGGCAGCCCCTGTGCGGGTGAGGGCCTACAGCAGGGTTAGTGACAGAGGAAAAACGATATTTCCGCTGGACACGCCCAGTTAG